The DNA window ATTTTGATGATGATCCCTGCATACGGCAAAATTGATTGCTGATAAAAGTCGCTTCCCATTCACCCCGTTCCATACATTGATTTGTTCTTATTAGTGACCTCTGTGCGCAACTTATTACAGGCTACTGGAAAATTTTTTGATAGGAAAAGAAAAAACAAAAATGAGGAATCCTGTTATTCCTCATTTTCTTCTCACGTTGGCTTACTTCGTCAATTCATTGACCACCTTTTGGTATAACGCATCATGCGCATCATCACAGGCTTTGTAACCGTTGCAATTCACTAGCATCGCAACCGTCGTTTTGCTTTCGACAACGTAAAAGTTATAGGTCGCATAACCCAATTCAGAACCACCATGGTGTATAACATGCTTACCGTTAATCATCTCTTTAAAAAGTCCAGCACTGTATTGCAATCCGTTGATCCCTGTTGGGATAAAGTGATCATCGGCCATCAAGAATTGATGTGTTGGCTCACTCAAGAGCGCTCCCTCAACAATTATTTTAAGTAAATCAGCCATGTCTTTTGCGTTGCCGACTACAGGGGCATCCGCCACACCAATGTTTTGATAAAACGGCCGAGTGTTCAGCACGCCATCTTCATTTTTAAAGTAGCCGGAAGTAATGGAGCCTAGGTTTTGTTCTATGCCACCATAGCTCAAACTCGCCAGCCCTAATGGCTCGATGATCATCGAACGCATTGCGCCTGAATGATGTGCGCCAAGTACCTTATCTAAAATAAGACCACTCAAAATATAACCTGTATTTGAGTATCGCCAGCCTTGACTAGGCGAAAAATGCGCTGGTTTGTCCAATGCAAATTGCAGTGCGAATTCATCCGTTTTAATGCTGTCAGGATCCGCAATTACCGCGTCATAAAATGCGCCACCCGAATCATTTAAATAATCGAATAGCCCAGCAGTGTGTTGCAGCATTTGTCTTGTTGTCATGATAGATGCATTAGGAATGTGATCGGTGATGTCCGACGCAAGATACTCCGTTATCGGTTTGTCCAAATCGAGCCGCTGCTCCTGTGCAAGCATTCCGGCTAACAAAGCGGTTAGTTTTTTCCCTGCACTACCATTTGGAATACGAGCATCTATTTGCATTGGTGTATTTTCTTCCTGATCGGCTATCCCTGCGGCACTGTAAAAATGCAGTTGTGGTGAATCAATGTATAGGACGACTCCGGGTAATTCGCCGAGTACCACATTCTCAATTAATGCTTGATAATCGAAAGGCGTAGTCGGTTCAATTTGAGGATCAGGCGTTTTGTTACCATTCGAGCCGCATGCAGTGAGCGCCAGTGACAGAAAGCAGGTCGTTAGTGTCGGTAGCAAGAGTTTCAATTTTTAGTTTCATTTTGACATCCAATGTAGTTTTGATGTCACTAACTTAACGCGGCACAAGACAGCAAGCTGTACCGACGTTTAACGATATGTATCACTTTGTATCACGATTACCTTGTGATTCTAACTCACTGCTTTTGATTGGTTTTAGGTGATACACATTGATACACTCATAGACTGACTGTTACGGTTAAACTCCACCAACCGAAATAGGATAACGGCAAATTAACTATCATAAGAAATTGCAATGAAAACGTTTATATTCACACTCTTCTTGTTTTTTAGCGCACTGAGCGCCGCGAACGAAACCCAAAATACGGCTCATTGGGTGGATGCGTTTACAAACAAACGAGATGCTGGCGGTTACTTATCTGTCGGCATTGCGGTTCAAAATCAACAAGGTCTATATCAATCTTCAGGAATTAAACTAAAAGGCAATGTACACGGGGCCTATTACTTTGAAAATGGCTTTTTACTCGAGTTTCCTGGGCTATCTGACAAGTTTGAAAGTCAATTTGCATTAGGATACAACATCGCGAATCTTGGCAACTGGGAAGTTGATGCGCTGCTTTCAATGGCTCATGGAGCCATCGAGTATAAAGCAGAACAGGATGGATTCAGTAAAGAGGCAACGCCCTATTGGGGTATCCGCGCAATGGGGACTATTGCAGACTTAGATGCGATGTTTGTGGTGGGGACAAACAGCAATAAAATGGATTACAGTGGTGGTCTTTACGCGGCTGCTTGGCTTGCAAAAAAGCTGGAACATCAATAATTGGAACCTGTACTCGTCTATTGGCGCGCAGTACCGCAATGACACAATGCTTGACTACTATTATGGCGTTCCAGAATCAGCGAACGTGACAGAGCCATTTCAAGCAACCGGTGGATTTAATTACCTTTATAAACTTGGAGTCAAAAAGCCACTTGATGAGCATTGGCTAATGGAGGGCTTTTTTAGTTACACCCATTATGCATCAAGTATCGTTGACAGTCCTTATTCGCAGAATATTCTCAAATACAATGAGGGTCGAAGTGACAAAGGAAGCCTGTTTAACCTGTCTATCAACTACGTATTTTAGGGGTAAATGATGCAAAACATCCTTCAATTACTTCTATTCACCTGTGCAGCGATACTGACTCATCCAAGTCTTGCTGAAACACCCGAGCAAACCATTAATCTGGTCGTTTCGCCAAAACAATGTACTGCTTTACAACAAGGTGATACGTGCTTTTTAGATTTAGATGTCATTTGGAACATGCCTTCAACGTCAGATTATTGCCTTTTTGCAGACCAACAAAAACTGAAGTGCTGGCATAATGTTGACCAAGGCGCTTGGCAGCAAGCGTTAACCCTTACCGAGGATATGGAGATACGACTTACGTCACTCCACCAACAAACACTTCATACACACACCATTCGCTATGCATGGGTACATAAAAAAAATAACAGCAAAGCCATGCGGTGGCGCATGTTCTGATGGAGAGCCAATGACTTCAATCGTATTAGTAGAAGATGACCAAGAACTGGCTTGCTGGATTGCCGAATACTTACGTGCAAAACAATATCATGTCACGGTGTATCACGATGGAAAGCAAGCGTACGAGGCGCTGCACCGACACATACCAGATCTCGTTATTCTCGACGGAATGTTACCTTCGATGGATGGCCTCGACATCTGCAAACTAATACGATTGCACTCTCAAGTTCCAATTATTATGTTAACGGCTCGAGACGAAGAAATTGACGAAATTTTAGGACTGGAAATGGGCGCGGATGACTACCTCACCAAGCCCGTTCGTGGTCGATTGCTTGAAACCCGAATCAAATCACTGTTAAGACGCACAGGCCCAAGCCACCCTGAGCGCTTAGAACAAGATGTATACACTCTAGGTGAGTTAACTATTTGTAAGTCTGCCCGCACTGCTGAACTTGGCGGCACTCATTTGAAATTATCGACCAATGAGTTTGATGTCTTATGGATACTCGCACAACATGCCGGCAATGTTGTCAGTAGAGAATCATTAAGTCAGCAACTACGTGGTTTTGAGTATGACGGATTTGATAGAACTATCGATTTGCGGATTTCGCGGTTGAGAAAAAAACTCATGGACGATGCCGCTGAGCCTTATAAAATCAAAACGATTTGGGGTAAAGGCTATTTGCTTGCCCCCGAGGTTTCACACTAATGTGGCGCTTTACACTGGCGTTACTCCTCATCGTCGTGATGGGTAGCATTTTCGTTGGCCAACTTTTTGATGCACTCGCCATACGTCAATCCGAACAACGATTGAGTACAGAGCAACAACAGTTGATGAATCAAGTAAACCTCATACAGAGTGCGTTAGCATCAGGAGTTGCCGTAGACAAACTTCCTAATTGGTTGGCGCTCAGTTCAACGACCTCAGAAGTTCGTTACGAAATACAATCTCTCAAAGACTACCCATTACCCGCAGCGTTACTTGACCAATTGGAGTCTGCTGGTGCTGTATTTTTAGAATCAAATGAAGGGCTTACAGCTTATTCGTTCATCGACCCACAAACCGTACTTCTTATTACTCAAAACATCAGCAACGAATCAGATACTATTCCCTTATTGTTGACTGTCGGTTTTTATGGAGTCTTACTGTGTTTAATGCTGATATTTTTAGCGCCGTTTTTGCTTCGAATTTATCGCCTACGTTCAGCAGCAATGGCCTTTGGTGAAGGCAAACTGACTACGCGTTTGACTGTTGGATCGCTTTGGTATCTCAAAGACATAGAACAAACGTTTAACCAAATGGCTGAACGCATTGAAAATCTTATGCAAGACATGCGCTTGCTGTCTGGGGTTGTCACACGAGTTACGTACACCTCTGGCGCGGGTCCGAATGGGATTAGATACGCTTTGTGATACTGAAGACGAAACACTTCGCACCAAATACGAGCTCCGCATCAATCAAAATTTAGATGACATGGAAGCACTCATTAATGCGCTACTCAATTTTGCCCGGTTACAACACTCACTTAATGATACGGAAAAGTCTCTCGTCAATGTGCAAACCGTGGTTAGCCAACTTTGCACTAAGGCCAATGACCCACGCTTGTTGCTGTTTATAGAGGGAGACGAACATTCGGTTGTCGGTCATGAATATTACCTTAGCTTATTGTTCAGCAACCTCGTGACAAATGCATTGAAGCATTGCAACGAAAAGGTCCATGTGACGCTAAGCCAAGCGAATTCGGCCGTCTTGGTAAGTGTCGAAGACGACGGTACTGGCATTGCGGCAAGTGAAGCAGAAAAAATATTCAAACCATTCGTTCGTTTAGCAAAACAAACAGCAGCGAGTAAAGAAGGATTTGGGATTGGACTCGCGCTTGTTGAACGGATTACGCTCTGGCTTCAGGGCGACGTAAACGTCGATACAAGTGAACAATTAGGTGGTGCGCACTTTGTTGTAACTCTACCGCTTCTTAAGCCATCACGTTAGCCTGTTCAGGTGGTTCATTACTCCCCCTGAATATCTCGATTTTATTAACAAAGTGATTAAAAAACTGACGAATTTTCTCAAAGCGGTATAATACCGTTTTTGAAGCCAATTCTTTTGGTTGTTCGCTTGCTAATGACGGACATGTTCTGCGCTTTTGATAGCGTTGAAGGTGCTTACCGTATTTAGCAAATGGTAAGTCTCGTTTTTGGAGTTGGAAGTCAAATGCGTAAACTGTTTTTACTATTCGTGTGGTTATCTGCACCTGCAATTGCTTATCAAGTTCAACCAATGATCGTGGATCTTGCATCTCATGGTAAAAAGTCGTTAGTCACCTACAGACTGCAAAATCCGAGCGAAA is part of the Pseudoalteromonas xiamenensis genome and encodes:
- a CDS encoding DUF3019 domain-containing protein, encoding MMQNILQLLLFTCAAILTHPSLAETPEQTINLVVSPKQCTALQQGDTCFLDLDVIWNMPSTSDYCLFADQQKLKCWHNVDQGAWQQALTLTEDMEIRLTSLHQQTLHTHTIRYAWVHKKNNSKAMRWRMF
- a CDS encoding MipA/OmpV family protein; this encodes MRCLWWGQTAIKWITVVVFTRLLGLQKSWNINNWNLYSSIGAQYRNDTMLDYYYGVPESANVTEPFQATGGFNYLYKLGVKKPLDEHWLMEGFFSYTHYASSIVDSPYSQNILKYNEGRSDKGSLFNLSINYVF
- a CDS encoding serine hydrolase domain-containing protein, with product MKLLLPTLTTCFLSLALTACGSNGNKTPDPQIEPTTPFDYQALIENVVLGELPGVVLYIDSPQLHFYSAAGIADQEENTPMQIDARIPNGSAGKKLTALLAGMLAQEQRLDLDKPITEYLASDITDHIPNASIMTTRQMLQHTAGLFDYLNDSGGAFYDAVIADPDSIKTDEFALQFALDKPAHFSPSQGWRYSNTGYILSGLILDKVLGAHHSGAMRSMIIEPLGLASLSYGGIEQNLGSITSGYFKNEDGVLNTRPFYQNIGVADAPVVGNAKDMADLLKIIVEGALLSEPTHQFLMADDHFIPTGINGLQYSAGLFKEMINGKHVIHHGGSELGYATYNFYVVESKTTVAMLVNCNGYKACDDAHDALYQKVVNELTK
- a CDS encoding response regulator transcription factor → MTSIVLVEDDQELACWIAEYLRAKQYHVTVYHDGKQAYEALHRHIPDLVILDGMLPSMDGLDICKLIRLHSQVPIIMLTARDEEIDEILGLEMGADDYLTKPVRGRLLETRIKSLLRRTGPSHPERLEQDVYTLGELTICKSARTAELGGTHLKLSTNEFDVLWILAQHAGNVVSRESLSQQLRGFEYDGFDRTIDLRISRLRKKLMDDAAEPYKIKTIWGKGYLLAPEVSH
- a CDS encoding sensor histidine kinase, translated to MGLDTLCDTEDETLRTKYELRINQNLDDMEALINALLNFARLQHSLNDTEKSLVNVQTVVSQLCTKANDPRLLLFIEGDEHSVVGHEYYLSLLFSNLVTNALKHCNEKVHVTLSQANSAVLVSVEDDGTGIAASEAEKIFKPFVRLAKQTAASKEGFGIGLALVERITLWLQGDVNVDTSEQLGGAHFVVTLPLLKPSR